A genomic segment from Saprospiraceae bacterium encodes:
- a CDS encoding c-type cytochrome domain-containing protein: MQQQFFKCKCLFFLITVCFLAACSSDLPTEVAEAYKRLPEKIDFNYHVRPILSDRCYACHGPDEKARKAHLRLDNETDAFAALKEGAGYAFLPHQPFKSEAVKRILSSDPELVMPTPASKMTLNAMEKATIVKWLEQGAE; encoded by the coding sequence ATGCAGCAACAGTTTTTTAAATGTAAATGCTTATTTTTCCTAATTACAGTGTGTTTTCTAGCGGCATGTTCTTCTGACCTGCCCACGGAGGTAGCTGAAGCTTACAAGCGCTTGCCCGAAAAAATCGACTTTAATTACCACGTTCGCCCCATCCTTTCTGATCGTTGCTACGCCTGTCATGGCCCTGATGAAAAAGCTAGAAAAGCCCACCTGCGCCTGGATAATGAAACCGATGCCTTTGCCGCTTTAAAAGAAGGAGCGGGTTATGCTTTTCTGCCACATCAACCTTTTAAAAGCGAGGCGGTCAAACGCATCTTGTCTAGCGACCCCGAGTTGGTCATGCCAACGCCAGCATCAAAAATGACGCTTAATGCCATGGAGAAAGCGACCATTGTCAAGTGGTTGGAGCAGGGTGCAGAATGA
- a CDS encoding DUF1549 and DUF1553 domain-containing protein, producing MDQFILEKLEEEGRSFAEKADKSTLIRRVYLDLIGLPPTLEAVNAFLEDDRPDAFEKVVDGLLSSPKFGERWAWEWLDAARYADTNGFQGDPERKMWPWRDWVIKAINQNMPFDQFAIEQLAGDLIPNATTDQILATAFNRNHMYNGEGGRIEEETRVENVFDRLETTATVFMGLTFNCTRCHDHKFDPITQKEYFQCFDYFNQTSETGLNGNGMIPPVLDLSPPLEKEKVAALQVFVDKIAKRISDYETVKFPSETGSPADSPAAADLNGTNLFQLGFPPTERVPYYVGLLSKFFREKDPPYAELLADLKKAMDAKNKQASNNLQVMVMDEIERPRATFVLDRGSYDKPLEQVKRGVPKVLPPLPENSPNNRLGLAQWLVSKDHPLTARVTVNRFWQALFGKGLVKTAEDFGVQGTLPTHPQVLDWLAVDFIENQWDVKALLKQMVLSRTYQQSSKMNPDLLALDPENKWLSRGPRYRLPSWMIRDQALAISGLLQDSIGGPPVRPYQPEGVWEEATFGKIKYVQDHGSALYRRTIYTFWRRIVGPTMLFDNAARQVCSVKPMLTNSPQHALITMNDITFLEAARAMAERVLLAEKTTAEQLSYAFQLATLRMPTPAEKEVLQEQLEQFRLAFKDKPASVDEFLAVGEYQHNEALDKVEHAAFMALCSMVLNLDETITKQ from the coding sequence ATTGACCAATTTATCTTAGAAAAATTGGAAGAGGAAGGGCGCTCTTTTGCGGAAAAGGCAGATAAATCCACCTTGATTCGGCGGGTCTACTTAGACTTAATTGGGTTGCCACCTACGCTAGAGGCTGTCAATGCTTTTTTGGAGGATGATCGGCCTGATGCGTTTGAAAAAGTCGTGGACGGCTTGCTCTCCTCGCCTAAATTTGGCGAAAGATGGGCTTGGGAATGGCTGGATGCGGCGCGATATGCAGATACAAATGGTTTTCAGGGAGACCCAGAACGCAAAATGTGGCCCTGGAGAGATTGGGTTATCAAGGCTATTAACCAAAATATGCCTTTTGACCAATTTGCAATTGAGCAATTGGCCGGTGATCTCATCCCGAATGCCACAACAGACCAGATCTTAGCAACGGCTTTTAATCGCAACCATATGTATAATGGAGAAGGTGGCAGAATTGAAGAAGAAACCAGGGTCGAAAATGTATTTGATCGCCTCGAAACAACTGCTACTGTATTTATGGGATTAACCTTCAACTGTACCCGGTGCCATGACCATAAGTTTGATCCCATCACCCAAAAAGAGTATTTCCAATGCTTTGATTATTTCAACCAGACCTCAGAAACAGGTTTGAATGGGAATGGCATGATTCCTCCCGTCTTAGACCTTAGCCCACCCTTAGAAAAAGAAAAAGTAGCTGCATTACAGGTATTTGTTGATAAAATTGCCAAAAGAATAAGTGACTATGAAACGGTGAAATTCCCTAGTGAAACAGGTTCTCCTGCCGACTCGCCAGCCGCTGCCGATTTGAATGGTACGAATTTATTCCAGCTGGGATTTCCGCCAACCGAAAGAGTGCCTTACTATGTGGGTTTGCTAAGCAAGTTTTTCAGAGAAAAAGATCCTCCATATGCCGAACTACTGGCCGATTTAAAAAAGGCAATGGATGCCAAGAACAAGCAAGCTTCCAATAATTTGCAGGTCATGGTCATGGACGAAATAGAACGCCCAAGGGCCACTTTCGTGTTAGATAGAGGGAGCTATGACAAACCACTGGAGCAGGTGAAAAGAGGCGTTCCGAAAGTACTGCCACCCTTACCTGAAAACAGCCCCAATAACCGTTTAGGATTAGCCCAATGGCTGGTGTCAAAAGACCATCCACTCACGGCCAGGGTGACTGTCAATCGCTTCTGGCAAGCCTTGTTTGGTAAAGGTTTAGTCAAAACTGCCGAGGATTTTGGGGTTCAAGGGACTTTGCCCACCCATCCGCAGGTGTTGGACTGGTTGGCCGTAGATTTCATAGAAAACCAATGGGATGTAAAGGCGCTTTTAAAGCAAATGGTATTAAGTCGAACCTACCAACAATCTTCAAAGATGAATCCTGATTTATTAGCACTTGATCCTGAAAATAAATGGTTGTCCAGGGGGCCACGCTATCGGCTTCCTTCCTGGATGATCAGGGATCAGGCCCTAGCCATCAGCGGCTTGTTGCAGGATTCCATTGGCGGGCCCCCTGTAAGACCCTACCAGCCAGAGGGCGTTTGGGAAGAAGCCACATTTGGTAAAATAAAATACGTTCAGGACCACGGCTCTGCGCTGTATCGCAGAACCATTTATACCTTTTGGCGGCGAATTGTAGGTCCGACTATGCTTTTTGATAACGCTGCCCGACAAGTTTGCTCGGTCAAACCTATGCTGACCAATTCGCCCCAACATGCACTGATTACCATGAACGACATCACTTTTTTAGAGGCGGCCAGAGCGATGGCTGAGCGGGTATTATTAGCTGAAAAAACAACAGCAGAACAATTGAGCTACGCTTTTCAATTGGCCACCTTGCGGATGCCAACACCAGCCGAAAAAGAGGTTTTGCAAGAGCAGCTAGAGCAGTTTCGGCTAGCATTTAAAGATAAACCTGCATCTGTTGATGAATTTTTGGCTGTTGGCGAATATCAGCACAACGAAGCCTTGGACAAGGTGGAGCATGCTGCCTTTATGGCGCTATGTTCTATGGTTTTAAATTTGGATGAAACGATCACAAAACAATAA